The following proteins are co-located in the Triticum aestivum cultivar Chinese Spring chromosome 1A, IWGSC CS RefSeq v2.1, whole genome shotgun sequence genome:
- the LOC123053606 gene encoding uncharacterized protein isoform X2, with the protein MTSPHLGLGLAPPPADPSAAPPSRRAPRLAKRRHAATTSRSRAQPSTSTSTSAPWNPFLGGGTDASGQDGTGGSGSVAGGGGYEFGKGQKVGNVFGPAPAARRPPAAASNEAPFVFGSVRDSLPRFDVGSSAASKLDHKMGKLNLQSPGKCSVGAGKGVDQTEKSFVFGATTPSSVSSSEANVLPEKLTQLNIGTEVPLQNEGAKVGPKTFVFGSNGAGSFADSRSTASFCADSYASSSVQVTKANGTPESGHAESTSDATADYRAHDASVLQEKITQLNIGSGTFQYMKDGGSGSRQTEVLGFGDGRTAGTIFGNASSNTSDKGSIFFSFGNNNASISANGAANVPPERASNLNVGGGVKQSMKSDDTTCSPETFVFGRNGSTYSASEQSARVVMDDGDNSGSGASTSTCTSAHGTMGSTLPEKMTKLNIEQVIPSQSVKDEAATRQPEPFVFGSNATSSFSSLKTTSFTSFQTNVSSESKGSRGSLANDGSGSSVTILSEGTAEHALQDEIKKLNINKEGPSAGNVNASDACTPKFSFQSKVEAVPGYCTFPQPKVQESCLFTPSNHSSTYSTSANAMPSFSSSPPNGGSESAPGESCAVKQDPASCSRESLFGIDYIKSAYRDKKEAHRSTRKKKRPTRLKQHGQLHQVSQETCANGLASDLTGDYSPMDCSPYQATVEQVPREAFVSCDQSTDICDDLPTCQDEGRDPIVDASESNFGSNFSSFDGEINFYDAPQPIFTNMNVDANGEPKMYTTEAWVDGSGCNVSGPTCEENTSRTPHESGEPVNVQSSSANLSRLNFTFGASLYPESSLPTQRHTTKRKLRTKVCQAPKPSATQASVQPKGSQDTKSMQFSPETSTTENSVKEQLRRDASVSADLETCETWRTSGNQAYANGHFATAEGCYTRGINSISQYATSGRCSHALMLCYSNRAATRMSLGRMREALQDCSIATSIDPTFLKAKVRAANCQLALGDLEGASNNYTACLKSSNTAYSDTKMFAEASNGLERVKRVADCISQSRELLKKRTLPDAETALDLISSALHISSHSDNLMEMKAEALLTLRRYEEVIELCQETADLAERNSVSINANGEPNISSVPEKAECSATLWRPYLIGKSYFLLGKLEESLDLLKRHEPATPAEESDGSTRKCFSSLSTSIRKLLSFKAAGNESFQARRYSEAVEQYSVALAYNSDSRPFSAVCFCNRAAAYQALGQLTDAIADCSLAMVLDANYPKAISRRATLYEMIRDYGQSANDLRKLISLLQKQANKPGVSPKVFNKHSDLKQARARLLSAEDEARKDTPLNFYLILGVEPSCSPADVKKAYRKAALRHHPDKATQLLVRNENADDGFWRDVAKEVYADADHLFKTIGEAYNILSDPDKREEYDIEENIRNASRRAYKGRSTPRSPEQHYRRHYDGGFNPRHWQSAGQSNKGAPRSRWSGYEYSDDYW; encoded by the exons atgaccaGCCCCCACCTAGGTCtcggcctcgcgccgccgcccgctgacccttccgccgcgccgccgtcccgcCGAGCCCCTCGGCTGGCCAAGCGCCGACACGCGGCCACCACCTCCCGCTCTCGCGCGCAACCGtcgacctcgacctcgacctcgGCGCCGTGGAATCCATTCCTTGGCGGCGGTACGGATGCATCGGGGCAGGACGGAACTGGCGGGTCGGGGAGTGTGGCTGGTGGCGGTGGTTACGAATTCGGGAAGGGCCAGAAGGTGGGCAATGTGTTTGGACCTGCTCCAGCGGCGAggcggccgccggcggcggcaTCCAATGAAGCTCCCTTCGTGTTTGGGAGCGTGAGGGACAGCCTGCCACGGTTCGATGTGGGCTCATCAGCTGCTTCGAAGCTGGACCATAAGATGGGGAAGCTGAACCTGCAGAGTCCAGGTAAATGCAGCGTTGGTGCTGGTAAGGGGGTGGATCAAACCGAGAAGAGCTTTGTCTTTGGTGCTACTACACCTAGTTCGGTTTCCAGCAGCGAGGCCAATGTGCTCCCGGAAAAGCTGACACAGTTGAATATAGGAACCGAAGTGCCATTACAGAATGAGGGTGCTAAAGTTGGGCCAAAAACGTTTGTGTTTGGAAGTAATGGGGCTGGGAGTTTTGCTGATAGTAGGAGCACTGCTTCCTTTTGTGCTGATTCATATGCTTCCAGTTCAGTTCAGGTTACCAAGGCAAATGGTACACCGGAAAGTGGCCATGCTGAAAGCACCAGTGATGCTACTGCAGATTATCGTGCTCATGATGCAAGTGTGCTTCAGGAGAAGATAACACAGTTGAATATAGGAAGTGGCACGTTTCAGTACATGAAAGATGGAGGTAGCGGTAGTCGTCAAActgaagtgcttggctttggggaTGGCCGAACTGCAGGTACTATATTTGGCAACGCTTCAAGCAATACTTCAGACAAGGGCAGTATATTTTTCTCCTTTGGGAATAACAATGCTTCTATCTCTGCCAATGGTGCTGCCAATGTACCTCCAGAGAGGGCATCAAATTTGAATGTAGGAGGTGGAGTTAAACAGAGCATGAAAAGTGATGATACAACTTGTTCACCAGAGACTTTTGTATTTGGAAGAAATGGAAGCACATACTCTGCTTCAGAGCAGTCAGCAAGGGTTGTCATGGATGATGGTGATAATAGTGGCAGTGGTGCAAGTACAAGCACTTGTACTTCAGCTCATGGTACTATGGGGAGCACACTTCCGGAGAAGATGACAAAGTTAAATATAGAGCAGGTAATCCCATCTCAGAGCGTGAAAGATGAAGCTGCTACTCGGCAACCAGAACCATTTGTTTTTGGTAGTAATGCAACTTCAAGTTTTTCTTCTTTGAAAACCACATCATTCACAAGCTTTCAAACTAATGTATCCTCTGAATCAAAGGGCAGTAGAGGGAGCTTGGCTAATGATGGCAGTGGCAGCAGTGTAACTATTCTATCTGAAGGGACTGCAGAACATGCACTGCAAGATGAAATCAAGAAATTAAACATCAACAAGGAAGGACCTTCAGCTGGAAATGTCAACGCAAGTGATGCGTGTACTCCTAAATTTTCCTTTCAGAGCAAAGTAGAAGCTGTGCCAGGATATTGTACCTTTCCGCAGCCCAAAGTTCAGGAGTCATGCCTGTTTACTCCGTCGAATCATTCATCTACTTACTCTACTTCTGCAAATGCGATGCCGTCTTTCAGTTCCAGTCCTCCAAATGGAGGAAGCGAAAGTGCTCCTGGTGAATCTTGTGCGGTCAAACAAGATCCTGCTAGTTGCTCCAGAGAGAGCTTATTTGGTATAGACTATATAAAATCAGCGTATAGAGACAAAAAGGAAGCACATAGAAGCACAAGGAAAAAGAAAAGACCAACAAGGCTAAAACAGCATGGTCAACTCCATCAAGTTTCTCAAGAAACATGCGCCAATGGATTAGCTTCAGATTTAACAGGTGACTATTCACCAATGGATTGTTCTCCTTATCAGGCAACAGTTGAACAAGTGCCAAGAGAGGCATTCGTGAGTTGTGATCAGTCCACTGACATTTGTGATG ATCTTCCAACGTGTCAAGATGAAGGCAGAGATCCCATTGTGGATGCATCTGAGAGTAACTTTGGTAGCAACTTTTCTAGTTTCGATGGAGAAATAAATTTCTATGATGCACCACAGCCCATTTTCACTAATATGAATGTTGATGCAAATGGTGAACCTAAAATGTACACGACAGAAGCTTGGGTTGATGGTTCTGGATGTAATGTTAGTGGGCCGACTTGCGAAGAGAACACCTCCAGAACACCACATGAGTCTGGTGAACCTGTTAATGTTCAATCAAGCTCGGCAAATTTGAGTCGGCTGAACTTCACCTTTGGTGCATCACTGTATCCTGAAAGTTCCTTACCGACACAAAGACATACTACAAAAAGGAAGTTAAGGACTAAGGTTTGTCAGGCGCCTAAGCCTTCAGCTACCCAGGCTTCTGTACAACCAAAAGGCTCACAAGACACAAAAAGCATGCAGTTTTCCCCAGAAACAAGTACAACAGAAAATTCAGTGAAAGAGCAGTTGAGGAGAGATGCATCAGTTTCCGCAGACTTGGAGACTTGTGAGACCTGGCGTACAAG TGGGAATCAAGCCTATGCAAATGGTCACTTTGCTACTGCAGAGGGGTGTTATACCCGTGGAATAAATTCGATTTCCCAGTATGCAACTTCTGGACGCTGTTCCCATGCGTTGATGCTGTGCTATAGCAACCGTGCAGCTACTAGAATGTCTCTGGGGAGAATGAGAGAAGCTCTTCAAGATTGTTCAATCGCGACATCTATTGACCCCACCTTTCTCAAGGCTAAAGTTCGTGCTGCAAA TTGCCAACTTGCGCTTGGGGATCTTGAAGGTGCATCAAACAATTACACAGCCTGTTTGAAATCTAGTAACACTGCTTATTCTGACACCAAAATGTTTGCTGAGGCTTCAAATGGTCTGGAAAGAGTCAAG AGAGTGGCAGACTGTATATCCCAGTCCAGGGAGCTTCTTAAGAAAAGAACATTGCCTGATGCAGAAACGGCTTTGGATCTTATCTCCAGTGCATTGCACATAAGTTCACACTCGGATAACTTAATGGAGATGAAAGCAGAGGCACTGCTGACA CTACGAAGATATGAAGAAGTAATTGAACTCTGTCAAGAAACAGCAGATTTGGCTGAAAGAAATTCTGTTTCAATTAATGCCAATGGAGAGCCAAATATTTCTAGTGTACCTGAAAAGGCAGAATGCTCCGCAACACTTTGGCGGCCATACCTCATTGGCAAGTCTTACTTCCTTCTAGGCAAGCTTGAAGAGTCTCTTGACTTGCTAAAGAGGCATGAGCCGGCGACACCTGCCGAAGAGAG TGACGGGAGCACTAGGAAATGTTTCTCATCATTGTCTACAAGTATAAGGAAACTTCTTTCCTTCAAG GCTGCAGGGAATGAATCATTTCAAGCTCGGCGATATTCGGAAGCTGTGGAACAGTATTCAGTGGCTTTGGCATACAATAGTGATTCACGGCCCTTTTCAGCTGTCTGCTTTTGCAACCGTGCAGCTGCATATCAAGCACTTGGTCAACTTACTGATGCAATTGCAGATTGTTCACTAGCCATGGTTCTTGATGCAAATTATCCCAAG GCAATTTCCAGGCGGGCTACCTTATATGAGATGATAAGGGATTATGGACAATCTGCTAATGATTTACGGAAGCTAATCTCACTTCTTCAAAAGCAAGCCAATAAGCCTGGAGTATCACCAAAAGTTTTCAATAAGCATAGTGACCTGAAGCAGGCGCGTGCTCGACTTCTATCTGCGGAGGATGAAGCAAGAAAAGATACTCCCTTGAATTTTTATTTAATCTT GGGAGTCGAACCGTCCTGTTCTCCAGCAGATGTTAAGAAGGCCTACCGAAAAGCTGCATTGAGACACCACCCGGATAAG GCCACTCAATTGCTTGTAAGAAATGAGAATGCCGATGATGGGTTTTGGAGGGATGTCGCAAAGGAGGTTTATGCAGATGCCGACCATCTGTTCAAAACGATTGGAGAGGCATATAATATTCTTTCAGATCCTGACAAG CGTGAAGAATATGATATTGAAGAGAATATAAGAAATGCTAGCAGGAGAGCTTATAAGGGGAGGAGTACACCGAGGTCGCCCGAACAGCACTACAGAAGACATTATGATGGGGGTTTTAACCCTCGACATTGGCAATCTGCGGGGCAATCAAACAAAGGTGCACCACGCTCGCGCTGGTCTGGATATGAATATTCGGATGACTACTGGTAA
- the LOC123053606 gene encoding uncharacterized protein isoform X1, with protein MTSPHLGLGLAPPPADPSAAPPSRRAPRLAKRRHAATTSRSRAQPSTSTSTSAPWNPFLGGGTDASGQDGTGGSGSVAGGGGYEFGKGQKVGNVFGPAPAARRPPAAASNEAPFVFGSVRDSLPRFDVGSSAASKLDHKMGKLNLQSPGKCSVGAGKGVDQTEKSFVFGATTPSSVSSSEANVLPEKLTQLNIGTEVPLQNEGAKVGPKTFVFGSNGAGSFADSRSTASFCADSYASSSVQVTKANGTPESGHAESTSDATADYRAHDASVLQEKITQLNIGSGTFQYMKDGGSGSRQTEVLGFGDGRTAGTIFGNASSNTSDKGSIFFSFGNNNASISANGAANVPPERASNLNVGGGVKQSMKSDDTTCSPETFVFGRNGSTYSASEQSARVVMDDGDNSGSGASTSTCTSAHGTMGSTLPEKMTKLNIEQVIPSQSVKDEAATRQPEPFVFGSNATSSFSSLKTTSFTSFQTNVSSESKGSRGSLANDGSGSSVTILSEGTAEHALQDEIKKLNINKEGPSAGNVNASDACTPKFSFQSKVEAVPGYCTFPQPKVQESCLFTPSNHSSTYSTSANAMPSFSSSPPNGGSESAPGESCAVKQDPASCSRESLFGIDYIKSAYRDKKEAHRSTRKKKRPTRLKQHGQLHQVSQETCANGLASDLTGDYSPMDCSPYQATVEQVPREAFVSCDQSTDICDGSVPNQNTSCAEDDLVSATEHLVIDADLPTCQDEGRDPIVDASESNFGSNFSSFDGEINFYDAPQPIFTNMNVDANGEPKMYTTEAWVDGSGCNVSGPTCEENTSRTPHESGEPVNVQSSSANLSRLNFTFGASLYPESSLPTQRHTTKRKLRTKVCQAPKPSATQASVQPKGSQDTKSMQFSPETSTTENSVKEQLRRDASVSADLETCETWRTSGNQAYANGHFATAEGCYTRGINSISQYATSGRCSHALMLCYSNRAATRMSLGRMREALQDCSIATSIDPTFLKAKVRAANCQLALGDLEGASNNYTACLKSSNTAYSDTKMFAEASNGLERVKRVADCISQSRELLKKRTLPDAETALDLISSALHISSHSDNLMEMKAEALLTLRRYEEVIELCQETADLAERNSVSINANGEPNISSVPEKAECSATLWRPYLIGKSYFLLGKLEESLDLLKRHEPATPAEESDGSTRKCFSSLSTSIRKLLSFKAAGNESFQARRYSEAVEQYSVALAYNSDSRPFSAVCFCNRAAAYQALGQLTDAIADCSLAMVLDANYPKAISRRATLYEMIRDYGQSANDLRKLISLLQKQANKPGVSPKVFNKHSDLKQARARLLSAEDEARKDTPLNFYLILGVEPSCSPADVKKAYRKAALRHHPDKATQLLVRNENADDGFWRDVAKEVYADADHLFKTIGEAYNILSDPDKREEYDIEENIRNASRRAYKGRSTPRSPEQHYRRHYDGGFNPRHWQSAGQSNKGAPRSRWSGYEYSDDYW; from the exons atgaccaGCCCCCACCTAGGTCtcggcctcgcgccgccgcccgctgacccttccgccgcgccgccgtcccgcCGAGCCCCTCGGCTGGCCAAGCGCCGACACGCGGCCACCACCTCCCGCTCTCGCGCGCAACCGtcgacctcgacctcgacctcgGCGCCGTGGAATCCATTCCTTGGCGGCGGTACGGATGCATCGGGGCAGGACGGAACTGGCGGGTCGGGGAGTGTGGCTGGTGGCGGTGGTTACGAATTCGGGAAGGGCCAGAAGGTGGGCAATGTGTTTGGACCTGCTCCAGCGGCGAggcggccgccggcggcggcaTCCAATGAAGCTCCCTTCGTGTTTGGGAGCGTGAGGGACAGCCTGCCACGGTTCGATGTGGGCTCATCAGCTGCTTCGAAGCTGGACCATAAGATGGGGAAGCTGAACCTGCAGAGTCCAGGTAAATGCAGCGTTGGTGCTGGTAAGGGGGTGGATCAAACCGAGAAGAGCTTTGTCTTTGGTGCTACTACACCTAGTTCGGTTTCCAGCAGCGAGGCCAATGTGCTCCCGGAAAAGCTGACACAGTTGAATATAGGAACCGAAGTGCCATTACAGAATGAGGGTGCTAAAGTTGGGCCAAAAACGTTTGTGTTTGGAAGTAATGGGGCTGGGAGTTTTGCTGATAGTAGGAGCACTGCTTCCTTTTGTGCTGATTCATATGCTTCCAGTTCAGTTCAGGTTACCAAGGCAAATGGTACACCGGAAAGTGGCCATGCTGAAAGCACCAGTGATGCTACTGCAGATTATCGTGCTCATGATGCAAGTGTGCTTCAGGAGAAGATAACACAGTTGAATATAGGAAGTGGCACGTTTCAGTACATGAAAGATGGAGGTAGCGGTAGTCGTCAAActgaagtgcttggctttggggaTGGCCGAACTGCAGGTACTATATTTGGCAACGCTTCAAGCAATACTTCAGACAAGGGCAGTATATTTTTCTCCTTTGGGAATAACAATGCTTCTATCTCTGCCAATGGTGCTGCCAATGTACCTCCAGAGAGGGCATCAAATTTGAATGTAGGAGGTGGAGTTAAACAGAGCATGAAAAGTGATGATACAACTTGTTCACCAGAGACTTTTGTATTTGGAAGAAATGGAAGCACATACTCTGCTTCAGAGCAGTCAGCAAGGGTTGTCATGGATGATGGTGATAATAGTGGCAGTGGTGCAAGTACAAGCACTTGTACTTCAGCTCATGGTACTATGGGGAGCACACTTCCGGAGAAGATGACAAAGTTAAATATAGAGCAGGTAATCCCATCTCAGAGCGTGAAAGATGAAGCTGCTACTCGGCAACCAGAACCATTTGTTTTTGGTAGTAATGCAACTTCAAGTTTTTCTTCTTTGAAAACCACATCATTCACAAGCTTTCAAACTAATGTATCCTCTGAATCAAAGGGCAGTAGAGGGAGCTTGGCTAATGATGGCAGTGGCAGCAGTGTAACTATTCTATCTGAAGGGACTGCAGAACATGCACTGCAAGATGAAATCAAGAAATTAAACATCAACAAGGAAGGACCTTCAGCTGGAAATGTCAACGCAAGTGATGCGTGTACTCCTAAATTTTCCTTTCAGAGCAAAGTAGAAGCTGTGCCAGGATATTGTACCTTTCCGCAGCCCAAAGTTCAGGAGTCATGCCTGTTTACTCCGTCGAATCATTCATCTACTTACTCTACTTCTGCAAATGCGATGCCGTCTTTCAGTTCCAGTCCTCCAAATGGAGGAAGCGAAAGTGCTCCTGGTGAATCTTGTGCGGTCAAACAAGATCCTGCTAGTTGCTCCAGAGAGAGCTTATTTGGTATAGACTATATAAAATCAGCGTATAGAGACAAAAAGGAAGCACATAGAAGCACAAGGAAAAAGAAAAGACCAACAAGGCTAAAACAGCATGGTCAACTCCATCAAGTTTCTCAAGAAACATGCGCCAATGGATTAGCTTCAGATTTAACAGGTGACTATTCACCAATGGATTGTTCTCCTTATCAGGCAACAGTTGAACAAGTGCCAAGAGAGGCATTCGTGAGTTGTGATCAGTCCACTGACATTTGTGATGGTAGTGTCCCGAATCAGAATACCAGTTGTGCTGAAGATGATCTAGTTTCTGCAACTGAGCACTTGGTTATTGATGCAGATCTTCCAACGTGTCAAGATGAAGGCAGAGATCCCATTGTGGATGCATCTGAGAGTAACTTTGGTAGCAACTTTTCTAGTTTCGATGGAGAAATAAATTTCTATGATGCACCACAGCCCATTTTCACTAATATGAATGTTGATGCAAATGGTGAACCTAAAATGTACACGACAGAAGCTTGGGTTGATGGTTCTGGATGTAATGTTAGTGGGCCGACTTGCGAAGAGAACACCTCCAGAACACCACATGAGTCTGGTGAACCTGTTAATGTTCAATCAAGCTCGGCAAATTTGAGTCGGCTGAACTTCACCTTTGGTGCATCACTGTATCCTGAAAGTTCCTTACCGACACAAAGACATACTACAAAAAGGAAGTTAAGGACTAAGGTTTGTCAGGCGCCTAAGCCTTCAGCTACCCAGGCTTCTGTACAACCAAAAGGCTCACAAGACACAAAAAGCATGCAGTTTTCCCCAGAAACAAGTACAACAGAAAATTCAGTGAAAGAGCAGTTGAGGAGAGATGCATCAGTTTCCGCAGACTTGGAGACTTGTGAGACCTGGCGTACAAG TGGGAATCAAGCCTATGCAAATGGTCACTTTGCTACTGCAGAGGGGTGTTATACCCGTGGAATAAATTCGATTTCCCAGTATGCAACTTCTGGACGCTGTTCCCATGCGTTGATGCTGTGCTATAGCAACCGTGCAGCTACTAGAATGTCTCTGGGGAGAATGAGAGAAGCTCTTCAAGATTGTTCAATCGCGACATCTATTGACCCCACCTTTCTCAAGGCTAAAGTTCGTGCTGCAAA TTGCCAACTTGCGCTTGGGGATCTTGAAGGTGCATCAAACAATTACACAGCCTGTTTGAAATCTAGTAACACTGCTTATTCTGACACCAAAATGTTTGCTGAGGCTTCAAATGGTCTGGAAAGAGTCAAG AGAGTGGCAGACTGTATATCCCAGTCCAGGGAGCTTCTTAAGAAAAGAACATTGCCTGATGCAGAAACGGCTTTGGATCTTATCTCCAGTGCATTGCACATAAGTTCACACTCGGATAACTTAATGGAGATGAAAGCAGAGGCACTGCTGACA CTACGAAGATATGAAGAAGTAATTGAACTCTGTCAAGAAACAGCAGATTTGGCTGAAAGAAATTCTGTTTCAATTAATGCCAATGGAGAGCCAAATATTTCTAGTGTACCTGAAAAGGCAGAATGCTCCGCAACACTTTGGCGGCCATACCTCATTGGCAAGTCTTACTTCCTTCTAGGCAAGCTTGAAGAGTCTCTTGACTTGCTAAAGAGGCATGAGCCGGCGACACCTGCCGAAGAGAG TGACGGGAGCACTAGGAAATGTTTCTCATCATTGTCTACAAGTATAAGGAAACTTCTTTCCTTCAAG GCTGCAGGGAATGAATCATTTCAAGCTCGGCGATATTCGGAAGCTGTGGAACAGTATTCAGTGGCTTTGGCATACAATAGTGATTCACGGCCCTTTTCAGCTGTCTGCTTTTGCAACCGTGCAGCTGCATATCAAGCACTTGGTCAACTTACTGATGCAATTGCAGATTGTTCACTAGCCATGGTTCTTGATGCAAATTATCCCAAG GCAATTTCCAGGCGGGCTACCTTATATGAGATGATAAGGGATTATGGACAATCTGCTAATGATTTACGGAAGCTAATCTCACTTCTTCAAAAGCAAGCCAATAAGCCTGGAGTATCACCAAAAGTTTTCAATAAGCATAGTGACCTGAAGCAGGCGCGTGCTCGACTTCTATCTGCGGAGGATGAAGCAAGAAAAGATACTCCCTTGAATTTTTATTTAATCTT GGGAGTCGAACCGTCCTGTTCTCCAGCAGATGTTAAGAAGGCCTACCGAAAAGCTGCATTGAGACACCACCCGGATAAG GCCACTCAATTGCTTGTAAGAAATGAGAATGCCGATGATGGGTTTTGGAGGGATGTCGCAAAGGAGGTTTATGCAGATGCCGACCATCTGTTCAAAACGATTGGAGAGGCATATAATATTCTTTCAGATCCTGACAAG CGTGAAGAATATGATATTGAAGAGAATATAAGAAATGCTAGCAGGAGAGCTTATAAGGGGAGGAGTACACCGAGGTCGCCCGAACAGCACTACAGAAGACATTATGATGGGGGTTTTAACCCTCGACATTGGCAATCTGCGGGGCAATCAAACAAAGGTGCACCACGCTCGCGCTGGTCTGGATATGAATATTCGGATGACTACTGGTAA